Sequence from the Microplitis demolitor isolate Queensland-Clemson2020A chromosome 7, iyMicDemo2.1a, whole genome shotgun sequence genome:
actctgatcagctttcaaatattcaatttttatttaatgcagAGCTTACCCAAGTAGCACACATGACTTTGTaacatctataagatatcagtatttagaaatttatgtcaccgaaaaaatatttgcttaAGAAACTcgacaaaaaacaaatttcctGACTCCTAGACTAACATCTGTATGtcttatttatgtaaaaaaaaaatttgtctcgTCCTCTTAAAAAACATCTTAGAGTTGTCTCTGTGCTACCTGGGAGTCTTTACATTAAccaaagttaattttttcgtaaatttgtATCTGAGCTCTGTATacttctgataaaaatttgaattattgaaaaaaatattaaaattttacccctaatatttatttaataaaaaacatctAAAACTTACCCATAAATTTGGGTACGTATCCATATTTGACAAACGGGAGGTAGAACAACATGCCGGCGGCGATAAATCCCGCGGCATATAGATACTCGATCTGAGGTTTATCAATTATTGGGCCAACTATCAGGTACATGGAGATTCCTAGCACAAATATTGGTATAACAAGCGGACATTTATAAGGACGGGGATGATTAGGTCGTGTCTTGCGCATAACTAATAGCGCGAGCATCGCACCTCCGTAGAATATCCATGCGGTGAAGGAAAAAAAGTCAATCAGTGAGTCGATGTTGCCAGATAGCACCATTGCGGCTGAAACAATTGTtctcattgttattattatcaaaaaatattatgtaggAGAGCTCACCTGCCACTAGAGAGTGAAAAATAAGTCCGGGTGCAGGTGTAAAACGCCGCACATGAACGTAACTAAGACAGTCAAGAAGATGGCCTTGTCGTGAGGCAGCGAAACACAGCCGTCCGGCAGCAAAAAGTGTCCCGTTCGCTGATCCAAAGGTACTCACAGCAACTGAGAAGGGCATCAGCCAGGCCATCACCCCGAGGATGCGATTCCCGAAGGTctgaaatacatttttttattatttttaccatcTAGTAGATTCAGGagtgaattaatgataaaaattggcTGCAAACTTACAACCGCGACTGCTTCACTCTCAATCATCTCCATCGGCGACATTACTGCCAAGTAAGAAAGGTTTATGAGAGCGTAGCACACGGTGACAAGGGGAATCCCGATCATGATGGACCTTGGCAGATTTTTCGAGGGGTCTTTAATCTCTTCAGTAACATAATTAAGATTGTTCCATCCATCATAAGCCCAGAGACCCGTATAAAATGCAGTCGCCAGTCTGCCGATTGTCAAAGTGTCACTTTCGTCCAACATTTTAAATGCACCTTGCAGATGTTGTGTATTACCTTTGGCAAGAGACCACGATCCGCCAGCTATTACGACAAGTATAGCAATAAGTTTGGCAGCAGTAAAAGTATTCTGTACGCCTGTCGCTAAATTAACGCTGTAACAATTAATGAGTAAAATAACCGTGATAGCAAGAAGGCCGACGATTTTAACGAGATGTTCAGGTGGTTCACACTCTGCGGCAAATGCTTCGACGGCGTACTGAGCGAAGGACAGGCATATGATGGCCATCTGAGAGGGCTTCAGAACGAGTGTCGATGTCCAGGAGAACAAAAATGCTGGTGGTGCTCCAAATGCGTCCATAAAATACGCGTACTCTGCACCACTGCTCGTATTCATCGTACCAAGTTCTGCGTAAGCTAGTGCTCCGCATAAACTAAGTACTCCGCACGCAGTCCATACCAGGAAACTCATGCCGACGCTGCCAGTGCGGATTAGCAAACCCGTCGGCGAAACGAATATTCCTGAACCGATCATGGTGCCGACAATTAAAGCCACCCCACTGACGAGTCCCACCCGTCTCTTGAGGTGAAGAGGGTCGTTCGTCTCTGGGTCCTTCCCCTCCATCCCTCCGCGCCTTCCACTCCCGTCTTGGTCATCCCCCATACAAGAAGCCAGTTCATTGCTTTTGCCTTGTGTCGAGCTGCCCCGACGAAGCCGCCATCGGTTCCTGTTTCCTGATGCGTTGTCTTGCGTCGACGTGTTCGCCGTTTCTCCGATGCTTCCTGATTCATTTGACAGCGCATCAATGGTCTCGCCGTTTCGTGTTTCTTGCTCGTATCCCACGTTTGCTGAAAAGTAATTAcagttattattaacattaaatatcAAACAGAGCGACTTTATAACAGAGTTTTGATTTTCAATGggttatatttagtaataaaatctaaaaccTATGTCACTATTATGCTGATCGCGGTGCGAAAGAGCAAAATCGGCTGATGTCTTATACATTTCTCTAGCTACTGATCAACAACAGCCGGGACAGCTCATTTCATAAGTTCATCAAGCGTTGTAAAAACCGCCATATATTTACTTGttgtatttttgttaatagcCTCGTCTCTCTCGGTCTTATAACACGACATCAAGTTTCacctcaaaataaaataaacctagtgctataattattttttaatgttcaaaCAACTTGAAAATTGATTTAAGCATTGATCGCCGCCAGTTTCTGTCGTCTACCTTCTGGTTCAAGGTGACTTCCACTATCGAtttcaccaaaaaaattaccattttaaatttgaatttctatCTACTCAAATCTTATCAGTTATTAATAATCTTATGACAATTAACTATGATTACCATCGTGCTGATTCAACGATAATTAGATTTAATTCTTGGCCCTATTGCTAGCGTTCATTAAGGCTAGACGTAGCCGTGACATTGACGTACATAAGCACCTTGGCATATACTTGCCATAGTATTATATACGCGTCTTTACCCAGACCAAATCAGACCACCGCTCAAAGTTTGTTGgcggataatttttgaatcgcGATTTTAATTTGGGGTACCTCCATATTTAACCACCTCGTGATACACGTGCGTAATAAATATACGTCATAAtcctaaataattttaatgtttaaaaatttacgtgATTTAATTACCAGCAATAAAGTTATCACGCtaatgtgtatatataaatatgtatgatcTTTAAATTACCAGACAATTAACactttcggattttttttcaacatatcaattcaaaaaaataaaaaacaaaaaatgcacatgtataaaattaaaaacactataattgcaattttttcaaatattttttttttataatttatcatttttataaaaattaaaaaattatacgtcCGCTAACTTAAGTATCATAAAtatgtacttatatatatattgcacaTTAGCTATTACATATATGAGGTAATATGATACGTATCATATTTATCAcaacatttattattgatgttaaaattttattaactcttTTAAAAGCCTCaacagtttaaattattattgatgaaatGCTCTTGCTATTaataatcatcaatcatcattACATCAGAACAATCTTtctattaatcataaatttaagtgaCCAAAATTGGATGGTCGttccaagaaaaattttgttgtttaaataaaaaaaaaaaaaaaaataaaaaaaaaataaaacgacaaCCATCACATCACATCACATGAGTGTGACTATTTTAATATGCGTCGGAGGCGgctgatttaaatataaacttacgagcgtctatttaaattaactgaaATATCTGTCGCGAGTTAAGAGAGCATGTCTACGCGTAACtcttattgatttatttaattgattagtatattatttatcgttCCTCAGTtcttacattaatttttatttacgcaGACAGTCAATAATTATTAGGTAATTGTTCGATGTTTATTTTAGGAATAAGGATGCCCTCGAATGCCgactgttaaaaaatattatatgacGCAATTGTACAAGCCTCGTGGCAATCAAGAGCAGAGACCTAAAGTATGTTGTTGCAtacatttaaatcattttattatacattactTATATCAAGAATAATACATCACATTAGCAAGTGTACGAGTGAATAGACCATCGATcgttctataaaaaaaacttgtaatgtagttttttttttttttttttttattattatagacatttaaaagttttaaaagctTTAGtgtctttgatatttataattaaatgacaaataaaaaaatggttaaTGATTTGTGTATAAAGATCGTGGGATGACAAACTATGAGCATGcaatcaatttaattcaagGTGAATACGTTAAGTGTTTGTCTATCACGTAGTACTAATCAATCTATTGTCTGGCATAAATCTAGAGGAATTATAATTAGCCTGATAATTAGTTTGCGtatttgatgtcaatttaatatacatttaatgTTACACATGTTCTTCTTTTTTCGGATGCTTCTAAATGTTAGGGTGGGCATAGAAACTTATTTTTCTTCTGTAGTTACcgtgaaaatgataaaaaacattctggtaaagtttaagcttttgttattaatattaagagctgcctgtaattttttatttcccatttaaataacgggaaaaaaaaatttgtttggaACTTTATATCTCGAATGGCTCATCATAAAAATGAGCCCAGGATATGTCTTTGTAGGAATtttatgctctacaaaaaaagtcttatctgttaaaaatttatcggagcttgaagtcaaatttgcagtaaatttcaagttctttttactttttcagcgtaactatcagacttacgacaaaatgtaatgaaatcttttttgtagacaattttattacctacaaattatctctgatgaattttttcaaaattccgtATTGTTTtcgagttattttaattttaatgcaaGCTGATGAAATCCATCAGAACActactttttttaagagctcgaaatttgaaaaaactttatcagaaataatttgtaggtaataaaagatatatatatatatatatatatatatatatatatatatatatatataaatcatataagTATAAACagttgttatatattttttaaaagcgcGCAAGTCCGATGACGCGTAAACAGTTTTAGTTCATTCATAATCAgactagtaaatttaaatgataatgattgtgataataaaaaattaaatgttacaCGATCTAAAGTTACGTTCACGCGATATTTATTAGATAGAATAGAATTTATTGAAGCGGCGTCAAAGTATAAGAAGATGTTAGAAGAACGTGAGAAATTACTGAATAGTAATTACAAGTAATTTAGTTGTtacgttaattaataaataaatacttgagCAATTAAAAGCTACattaaaatgatgaaatatGAAATGTTTATTACAAgctttgtaattataaaagtaaataattacctcGTTTGAAGGGCGCGACATGCATGACTCTACGTAGGACAGATAAGAAGGGCGGATCGTGAAACCGCCTCTCATGACACCTTGacgacttttaaaaattctagctTCTGTGTCCTTAACTTGAGAGATATTGATCttcgatgataattattcgTTGTTAGATTTCGTCAATTAAGTGATCACAGACAAAGTTTGATTACGCAGCAGCTGATTCAACTTGCAGAACTTATTGAGCACGAATTAAATTCACTTGTACCGGAACCATCAGTTGCTGCATgagcgcaaaaaaaaataaaaagaaataaataaaagtatttagtctgataattatttatcaatattttattgaagttATTGCTTATTTTTCGTttgtaatttcaaataaaatgataatagagTACGTGATATTACGTGATTGGAAGCACACACGGAAACGAAGTACAACGAATGAGGACTCGCGGCAAACTGGGAGGTACTATTGCTATTGCCAGAAGAATGTAATAAGTGAATATCAAGCGTGGTTTGTAAGCCTTCAGAGACGCTGTACAATCTTCTTCTGTAGTCCACATTAAACAGACTACCGGGCTCTACTCGTTGGCTATCACTCCTCGGCGTCGGCGTAGATACGTTCGTCCACGTCGCTCGATATCCGCGCTCTCGCTCGCGCATAAAACTTTACTCTTCAATACAATCCATTACACACCCCTATTATGTATTAGACATTCATCATATCGTCAATAAGGACACTGATCGAAAATTATCAGATCAACGTTTTCATGCCTTGATAACTAATTAcgctacactgtaaaaaattttgagtgatatggattttatttaaattcgaattcactccgtcacttAGAGTTCCGGAGTTAAGAAAACAAAACATTCGGCATATGGAGTTAATAGGGGGTTTATTTTTCCAGAGGAGAGATTTCGAGAtgatatggattttatttaaacccgtattcactccgattcagagttttaatattaaaataaactcctttTCGGAATTAATTTCACTCCGAATCggagtttcaatattaaattaaacttccCTCCAAATTTCATTCCAACgagatcaaataaataaagtcatcAGCTTTGCATTTACTTTAGATTTACTCCTTATTtactccgctaattttttacagtgtacatacatctaaatataactaaatagtattcaaataaaatagtaataatagtaatatcgagattgtaacaattaatttaatttatttatcaatgaaCGCATACCCATAGGATTCAATagttatcaattaaaagttcacatcattaattaataatagggCAATCGGTTCAGCGAATGAACCTGCCCAGTAAATGAACGTTATTTTTACTTCCATCACTAGATTTTAATTGCAACTACTAAAGAAAATACTTCATTCGATTAACAACTTTTAGAACTTGGATTCTAATTTAGTTGCATCCttctatattaaaatattttaaaatacgcgCTCATTCACTGGCTCAGTCACTCTACTGCAGATCTGTTATCTGTTATAcgtaattgtatttaaatatatatagatatagatatatatgtatatatatattgattttcTTGTTAGATTCTTCAGCACAATATTAATGttccataatatttatatatttagaatacccattataaaaaaatacttacagtAGGTCTAAATTAGATATTagagtaaaaataactaaaaatgtttt
This genomic interval carries:
- the LOC103571104 gene encoding b(0,+)-type amino acid transporter 1 isoform X1 produces the protein MYKTSADFALSHRDQHNSDIANVGYEQETRNGETIDALSNESGSIGETANTSTQDNASGNRNRWRLRRGSSTQGKSNELASCMGDDQDGSGRRGGMEGKDPETNDPLHLKRRVGLVSGVALIVGTMIGSGIFVSPTGLLIRTGSVGMSFLVWTACGVLSLCGALAYAELGTMNTSSGAEYAYFMDAFGAPPAFLFSWTSTLVLKPSQMAIICLSFAQYAVEAFAAECEPPEHLVKIVGLLAITVILLINCYSVNLATGVQNTFTAAKLIAILVVIAGGSWSLAKGNTQHLQGAFKMLDESDTLTIGRLATAFYTGLWAYDGWNNLNYVTEEIKDPSKNLPRSIMIGIPLVTVCYALINLSYLAVMSPMEMIESEAVAVTFGNRILGVMAWLMPFSVAVSTFGSANGTLFAAGRLCFAASRQGHLLDCLSYVHVRRFTPAPGLIFHSLVAAAMVLSGNIDSLIDFFSFTAWIFYGGAMLALLVMRKTRPNHPRPYKCPLVIPIFVLGISMYLIVGPIIDKPQIEYLYAAGFIAAGMLFYLPFVKYGYVPKFMEGVNVFLQMLLEVAPTAASYD
- the LOC103571104 gene encoding b(0,+)-type amino acid transporter 1 isoform X2 codes for the protein MHVAPFKRANVGYEQETRNGETIDALSNESGSIGETANTSTQDNASGNRNRWRLRRGSSTQGKSNELASCMGDDQDGSGRRGGMEGKDPETNDPLHLKRRVGLVSGVALIVGTMIGSGIFVSPTGLLIRTGSVGMSFLVWTACGVLSLCGALAYAELGTMNTSSGAEYAYFMDAFGAPPAFLFSWTSTLVLKPSQMAIICLSFAQYAVEAFAAECEPPEHLVKIVGLLAITVILLINCYSVNLATGVQNTFTAAKLIAILVVIAGGSWSLAKGNTQHLQGAFKMLDESDTLTIGRLATAFYTGLWAYDGWNNLNYVTEEIKDPSKNLPRSIMIGIPLVTVCYALINLSYLAVMSPMEMIESEAVAVTFGNRILGVMAWLMPFSVAVSTFGSANGTLFAAGRLCFAASRQGHLLDCLSYVHVRRFTPAPGLIFHSLVAAAMVLSGNIDSLIDFFSFTAWIFYGGAMLALLVMRKTRPNHPRPYKCPLVIPIFVLGISMYLIVGPIIDKPQIEYLYAAGFIAAGMLFYLPFVKYGYVPKFMEGVNVFLQMLLEVAPTAASYD